From Algoriphagus sp. NG3, the proteins below share one genomic window:
- a CDS encoding FAD/NAD(P)-binding protein, protein MSVWTGKFILDGQSEVQIPLENESKLKLSRTDESINIAIIGGGVIGFYHLLNTIDHFRSASQDEVNIHWFDKRGYFAEGKEFSVKQPAFKLALCPAGKIDLIQSQWEQSKIKIPAYLVFFKWLNHKLKTRNLEAVPFDWISKRVLGRYLQEMLSALQEAMPPHVHLHFHIAEVVGFDGKNASIKVKKGFNAKPVNMEFKEVKIGLEPYPVEKLADEKPLVVFAASSRTASYYGNPKRNCEAFKAIRITDRVLISASNEYFYDCLFSITEGRGGKFTIRGGNLAYDKSGNEPMSIFPIFPIGLPVLTDSYVKPPPMEFKALTESWESVLLEKADTSKINFRQDVYQYLVQEILLLDDTGELSQSSDVLDFYLSNLLEPHTTNHADFHEMTLDNLKKSIEGEPPKHAFSLSEIWRKTSAVISRIEKKNGFSDGFYGEFISKYKERLDWLNLKVPPLYIWKILALAEARIVFFRLGNDTFVSGDLIRGMFRASCYQTKYEKHSNIYINTSGVYNPNIVKDADIFNLSQECLVKGKLKLP, encoded by the coding sequence ATGAGTGTGTGGACTGGGAAATTCATTTTAGATGGCCAATCAGAGGTTCAAATACCTTTAGAAAATGAATCTAAATTAAAATTATCAAGAACTGACGAATCTATCAATATAGCCATAATTGGCGGAGGTGTTATTGGTTTTTATCACTTGCTAAATACAATTGACCATTTCCGTTCGGCCTCCCAAGACGAAGTTAACATTCACTGGTTTGATAAAAGAGGGTATTTCGCCGAGGGCAAGGAATTTTCAGTAAAGCAGCCAGCGTTTAAGCTGGCCTTATGTCCTGCTGGGAAGATTGACTTGATACAATCGCAGTGGGAACAATCAAAAATCAAGATTCCGGCCTATCTGGTTTTTTTTAAATGGCTGAACCATAAGTTGAAAACACGAAACTTGGAAGCTGTCCCCTTTGATTGGATATCCAAGAGAGTTCTAGGCAGATATCTCCAGGAGATGTTATCTGCACTCCAAGAAGCAATGCCGCCCCATGTCCACTTGCATTTTCATATAGCTGAAGTAGTTGGTTTTGACGGGAAAAACGCGTCTATTAAGGTAAAAAAAGGATTTAATGCCAAACCCGTGAATATGGAGTTTAAGGAAGTAAAAATTGGATTGGAACCTTATCCTGTGGAAAAGCTTGCTGATGAAAAACCTCTTGTTGTGTTTGCTGCAAGTTCCCGTACCGCTAGCTATTATGGAAATCCAAAGAGAAACTGTGAGGCGTTTAAAGCAATTCGAATAACTGATCGGGTGTTGATTTCTGCTTCCAATGAATATTTTTATGATTGCCTTTTTTCAATTACTGAAGGAAGGGGCGGGAAATTTACAATAAGGGGAGGAAATTTGGCTTACGATAAAAGTGGGAATGAGCCGATGTCCATTTTCCCGATCTTCCCTATCGGTCTTCCGGTACTGACTGATTCCTACGTGAAGCCACCTCCCATGGAATTTAAGGCGCTAACAGAGAGCTGGGAGTCAGTTTTGCTGGAGAAAGCCGATACATCCAAGATAAATTTCAGGCAGGATGTCTATCAGTACCTTGTTCAAGAAATTTTACTGCTGGATGATACGGGGGAGCTTTCGCAGTCAAGTGATGTTCTTGATTTTTATTTGTCTAATCTTCTTGAGCCCCATACTACCAACCATGCGGATTTTCATGAGATGACCCTGGATAATCTGAAAAAGTCTATTGAGGGAGAACCTCCAAAACATGCCTTTTCCCTTTCAGAGATATGGAGAAAGACCAGTGCGGTAATCTCCCGAATCGAAAAAAAGAATGGTTTTTCTGATGGTTTTTATGGGGAGTTTATATCAAAATACAAGGAGAGGCTTGATTGGCTTAACCTGAAAGTCCCACCTCTTTATATCTGGAAAATCTTGGCTTTGGCCGAGGCCAGAATTGTTTTTTTTCGCCTTGGCAACGACACTTTCGTCTCTGGCGATTTGATCCGGGGAATGTTCAGGGCATCTTGCTATCAGACCAAGTATGAGAAACACTCCAATATTTACATTAACACATCAGGCGTATATAATCCTAATATTGTGAAAGATGCAGATATTTTCAACCTATCCCAAGAATGCTTGGTTAAGGGGAAGTTGAAATTGCCCTAA
- a CDS encoding HD domain-containing protein, translated as MQANTILEQVRRYADEAHGDQLRKYTKEPYIVHPERVMKICLEYTEQLPVAAAALLHDVLEDTEVGPQEMKGFLKTVMHAEEASYTVKLVIELTDVYTKEAYPQWNRDTRKQKELERIQKTSPNAQTIKYADILDNCKEIVAYDISFAPKYLQECGSILRTAMRGNKELRKFAMETLAQEKDNLQKRKSRKSNL; from the coding sequence ATGCAAGCAAATACAATACTGGAGCAAGTACGGAGGTATGCTGATGAAGCTCACGGAGATCAGTTACGCAAATACACCAAAGAGCCATACATCGTACATCCGGAAAGAGTAATGAAAATCTGCCTGGAATATACTGAGCAGTTACCTGTAGCAGCTGCGGCTCTACTTCATGACGTATTGGAGGACACCGAGGTAGGCCCACAAGAAATGAAAGGTTTTCTCAAAACCGTGATGCATGCTGAGGAAGCCAGCTATACGGTGAAACTGGTCATAGAATTGACTGATGTATATACCAAGGAAGCTTATCCGCAATGGAACCGAGACACCAGGAAACAAAAAGAACTGGAAAGGATACAAAAAACAAGTCCCAATGCCCAAACAATCAAGTATGCGGATATTTTGGACAACTGTAAAGAAATAGTAGCCTATGATATTTCCTTTGCGCCGAAATACCTCCAAGAGTGCGGCTCTATCCTGAGGACAGCCATGCGAGGTAACAAAGAACTTCGGAAGTTTGCCATGGAAACGCTAGCTCAGGAAAAAGACAATTTGCAAAAGAGAAAGAGCCGAAAAAGCAACTTATGA
- a CDS encoding thiamine pyrophosphate-dependent enzyme: MKELDEKIHSTRNTADVLVQKLIDWDVKFIFGIIGDRINPIVEALRKRQQDIRFITVRHEESAAFMASGYAKYTGKLGVCLATSGPGAIHLMNGLYDAYKDHVPVLAITGAPVQDLEGTDYTQEINVGSLMQEVTTYSQVITGPKQAESIVDLAIRAALNESGVSHLNFAKDTQEIENKEDEHSKEGNEKLKGSQSYQPRVEVPTEEALESAAEIINSGRKIGILAGCGARAAREEILSLAKLVGAPVTTALLGKGVIPDDSPYSTGGIGHLGTLPSKEWMQECDVLVILGSNMPYLEYYPETAQAIQVDHNPKRIGLRYPATIGLTGDVAATVKALLPKLDKKEDRNFLNKHQKAMEEWRKTLKKVEEGESELIRPQFLVAEVGRQLQDDATVSIDTGAHTVFTARHWEIKKDQQLAVSGNLASMAPGLPYAIAAQLAFPDRQCVAMVGDGGFSMLMAEMATAVRYKLPVKVILFKNNQLSQDVYEQKAAGTEVYGGDLTPIDFAQIAEACGAEGYTCSQKNKLHGILQQALSTSSPAVIEVNIDPEQAPSAPHHILENKF, translated from the coding sequence ATGAAAGAACTAGATGAGAAAATCCATTCAACAAGGAATACAGCAGATGTTTTAGTCCAGAAGCTTATAGACTGGGATGTAAAATTCATTTTCGGAATAATCGGCGACCGTATAAACCCTATAGTGGAAGCCCTACGAAAACGTCAACAGGATATCCGGTTTATAACTGTGCGCCATGAAGAATCCGCGGCATTTATGGCCAGTGGATATGCAAAATACACAGGCAAATTAGGGGTGTGCCTGGCTACCTCCGGCCCGGGGGCAATCCATCTGATGAACGGGTTATATGATGCATATAAAGATCATGTACCTGTCTTGGCCATTACCGGTGCGCCGGTACAAGATCTGGAAGGCACCGACTACACTCAGGAAATAAACGTAGGCTCGTTGATGCAGGAAGTCACTACCTATAGTCAGGTGATCACAGGGCCAAAACAAGCTGAAAGCATCGTTGATCTGGCCATCAGAGCCGCACTAAATGAATCCGGGGTATCCCATCTGAATTTCGCAAAAGACACCCAGGAAATTGAAAACAAGGAGGATGAGCACAGCAAGGAGGGAAACGAAAAACTCAAAGGCTCACAAAGTTACCAACCTCGGGTAGAAGTCCCTACTGAGGAAGCGCTGGAATCCGCAGCAGAGATAATCAATTCCGGAAGAAAGATAGGAATTCTAGCTGGCTGTGGTGCCCGTGCAGCCCGTGAGGAAATTTTGAGCCTGGCCAAACTGGTCGGGGCGCCTGTTACCACAGCCTTGCTGGGAAAAGGCGTGATACCGGACGATTCACCGTACAGTACAGGAGGTATAGGACATCTGGGAACCCTCCCCTCCAAAGAGTGGATGCAGGAATGTGATGTTTTAGTGATTCTAGGGAGTAATATGCCCTATCTGGAATACTACCCCGAAACCGCCCAAGCCATTCAGGTAGATCATAATCCCAAAAGAATAGGATTGAGATATCCAGCTACAATTGGTCTTACGGGGGATGTTGCCGCGACTGTCAAGGCTCTTCTGCCTAAGCTGGATAAAAAAGAAGACCGAAACTTCCTGAATAAGCATCAAAAGGCCATGGAAGAGTGGCGTAAAACCCTGAAAAAAGTAGAAGAGGGAGAGAGTGAGTTGATCAGGCCTCAATTCTTGGTGGCTGAAGTGGGAAGGCAGCTTCAGGACGATGCCACGGTGTCCATAGACACTGGAGCCCATACAGTCTTCACAGCCAGGCATTGGGAAATAAAAAAAGACCAACAACTTGCAGTCTCGGGTAATCTCGCTTCGATGGCACCAGGCCTTCCCTACGCCATTGCGGCACAGCTGGCCTTCCCTGACAGGCAATGTGTGGCTATGGTGGGAGATGGGGGCTTTTCTATGCTTATGGCCGAAATGGCCACGGCAGTGAGATACAAATTGCCCGTGAAAGTGATCCTATTCAAAAACAACCAGCTTTCCCAGGATGTATATGAGCAAAAAGCGGCCGGAACTGAAGTTTATGGGGGAGACCTCACGCCTATAGACTTTGCGCAAATAGCCGAGGCATGTGGAGCAGAAGGATATACCTGTAGCCAAAAAAACAAACTTCATGGCATTTTACAGCAAGCCCTGTCCACAAGTAGTCCCGCTGTCATAGAGGTCAACATAGATCCGGAGCAGGCACCATCTGCTCCTCACCACATTTTGGAAAATAAGTTTTAA
- a CDS encoding SPW repeat protein, with the protein MKLISPKIHAYLDYGIAAILIGIPWIFGFTMNGPEIWIPVIIGLITLTYSIFTRFKEEHFGIIPLRIHVISDVILGIFLAISPWITDFSKTSAIPHLVMGVLICAIALLTDIPPKPRQAKGRNLE; encoded by the coding sequence ATGAAATTAATCAGCCCTAAAATTCACGCTTATTTGGATTATGGTATTGCTGCCATTTTAATAGGGATACCATGGATATTCGGATTTACAATGAATGGCCCGGAAATATGGATCCCTGTGATCATTGGACTTATCACATTGACATACAGTATTTTCACACGGTTCAAAGAAGAGCATTTTGGTATAATCCCTTTGAGAATACATGTGATCAGTGATGTGATCCTGGGGATTTTCCTGGCTATCAGTCCTTGGATCACCGACTTTTCCAAAACCTCGGCAATACCGCATCTGGTGATGGGAGTACTAATCTGCGCAATAGCATTGCTCACTGATATCCCCCCTAAACCTAGACAGGCGAAAGGAAGAAATTTGGAATAA